From the genome of Perca flavescens isolate YP-PL-M2 chromosome 1, PFLA_1.0, whole genome shotgun sequence, one region includes:
- the pla2r1 gene encoding secretory phospholipase A2 receptor isoform X1 produces MLMHLFRFLDSVAVVATICVAVLLAKSCLCVTEEEDEVLEKKQLMEFYKKGLFILESEPLKRCITVDRSNLVLEDCERPTRRMLWKWVSRHRLFNLGTSMCLGLNISDTTQPLGTFECDMAFPVLWWRCSGNMLYGASQWMVAVAGRLVVVKKNSYHEWKRYNTPREGPCSYPYEDIHTLLGNAHGMPCALPFKYNNKWYSECTTEGREDHLQWCATTTRYDEAERWGFCPVQDSSCEHFWESNQELNACYQFNLYTILTWSQALSTCQAQGGNLLSITSLAEHRYIRDRLASVGAMVWIGLNHLKDRWGWQWSDGAPLSLVNFTTALPASPLQDNSQCGVYNSAFEGHWQSLSCESALPYICKKTPNDTQRAEPLENWQYIHTECANGWWPHNGFCYRLLSKTEAGSWEDSSRACGSQGANLTSLHSLSDVEMLLNLLANFSGESIEAWIGLWKKASSPTVEWSDGSPVTLTLWHQYHPLRNLTDATLCVKADREEGNWLLASCDERLPAVCRRESQNHIHQPGTWDEGCPEGWKRHGHSCYMETSHEQSYGDALMGYYCKASLLTVENRFEQAFVNSLLSESGTNSSRYYWIGLTDQEKKGEYSWLLHNGSSLPLTFTNWNKHQPVSAGGCVAMSGGPALGHWEVKDCKSHKAFSVCKQSISSYHDVQLPEHHIDAYAPCPPGWESHSGMLHCFKVFHDEKVLMKRSWVEADFFCQALGAQLASFHHYEEQVFVKQLLSTMFEGTEGRWFWVGLNKRDLEHPGTWEWSDGSPVVTSFIADKNEEDDRRDCAMYSDLTNTLMPQPCDTKHEWICKLSRGDKLKKPYWYTEQSEPWVFYRGAEYLLAKQPFDWDAVSLACQMMGAYLLSIHSREELHFVKERLRRLSLGPTDWWIGLSIGQPGEEVRWSDKTEVEFQNWEQGRTGGGPRKNELCVTMSSSSGKWSASKCSDLHGYVCKRKTVSVVETPREPHYIGGCPENWLYFGHKCLLLHLPDSPKEGKSWKDAQSICSSFAGSLVAIENEIEQAYITMLLQGSSVGVWIGLEDSMKWTNGKSVSYTNWSPIEPKSYLTEDQWLTGFADEPLCTVLSNNHNFHLTGKWYDEKCSESGYGFVCEKPQDTSKPPTHSYHHPLPDNIEYRSRSYKVVSGNMSWYDAMHMCIENDSDLVSVTDAYHQAFLTVLVNRLAVPHWIGLYSQDSGINYQWSDGSDTVYTHWDAADDDDNFVTGECVYMDVSGGWRRADCESLLPGALCHVPPPSSKPFISYEVVCPSTWVKLGHGCYNFEPVVQKLTFQESREHCRQKVNTSDVLTIESETENRFVLEQLWSSGFLHHAVWLGMYFNIDTDSMAWVDGSPMDYTNWPNKAPDSKLLTADACVTTSVVDGLWHLSQCTERLGFVCKTISDVITEVEVEPLNGLHHGIIPAAVLVAVLIFALLAGAMWFVYKRNASRFRGLHNLGSAYYRQTSSQATESDGNVLIADLEAHSGE; encoded by the exons ATGTTAATGCATTTGTTTCGTTTCCTCGACTCCGTGGCTGTTGTGGCGACTATTTGTGTAGCAGTGTTGTTGGCGAAAAGCTGCCTGTGTGTCACcgaggaggaagatgaggtCCTGGAGAAAAAACAACTCATGGAGTTTTACA AAAAGGGTCTGTTTATCCTGGAGAGCGAGCCGCTGAAACGCTGCATCACAGTGGATCGCTCAAATCTGGTACTGGAGGACTGCGAGCGGCCCACGCGCCGCATGCTCTGGAAGTGGGTCTCCCGACATCGCCTCTTCAATTTGGGCACCAGCATGTGCCTGGGCCTCAATATCTCTGACACGACGCAGCCTCTCGGCACGTTCGAGTGCGACATGGCTTTCCCTGTGCTGTGGTGGCGCTGCAGTGGAAACATGCTGTACGGGGCATCCCAGTGGATGGTGGCTGTGGCCGGACGTTTGGTGGTGGTAAAGAAAAACTCCTATCATGAGTGGAAAAGGTACAACACCCCCAGAGAGGGGCCCTGCTCATATCCATATGAAG ATATCCACACTTTGTTGGGAAATGCACATGGCATGCCCTGTGCTTTGCCCtttaaatacaacaacaaatggTACTCAGAGTGCACGACCGAGGGGCGCGAGGACCATCTTCAGTGGTGTGCTACCACCACTCGCTATGATGAGGCCGAAAGATGGGGCTTCTGTCCGGTGCAAG ATTCCAGTTGTGAGCATTTCTGGGAGTCAAACCAGGAGCTGAATGCGTGTTACCAGTTCAACCTGTACACCATCCTAACCTGGAGTCAGGCGCTGTCAACCTGTCAAGCTCAAGGTGGAAATCTGCTCAGCATCACCAGCCTAGCAGAGCACAGGTACATCAGAG ATCGACTGGCAAGTGTTGGAGCGATGGTGTGGATCGGGCTGAACCACCTGAAGGATAGATGGGGGTGGCAGTGGTCTGATGGTGCACCTCTATCACTGGTCAATTTCACCACAG CTCTGCCTGCCAGCCCGCTGCAGGACAACAGCCAGTGTGGAGTGTACAACTCAGCCTTCGAGGGTCACTGGCAGAGTCTGTCCTGTGAGTCTGCTCTGCCTTACATCTGTAAGAAGACGCCTAACGACACCCAGAGAGCCGAGCCACTAG AGAACTGGCAGTATATCCACACAGAGTGTGCTAATGGTTGGTGGCCTCATAATGGTTTCTGCTACCGGCTGCTGTCAAAAACAGAAGCAGGAAGCTGGGAGGATTCTTCCCGGGCCTGTGGCTCTCAGGGGGCAAACCTCACCAGCCTCCACTCTCTGTCTGATGTGGAAATGCTGCTCAACCTCCTGGCTAACT TTTCTGGGGAGAGTATTGAGGCGTGGATAGGCCTTTGGAAAAAGGCCTCATCTCCGACTGTAGAGTGGTCTGATGGCTCCCCGGTAACTCTCACTCTTTGGCACCAGTATCACCCTCTTCGCAACCTGACGGATGCAACACTCTGTGTCAAAGCAGACAGGGAG GAAGGTAACTGGCTTTTAGCCTCATGTGATGAGCGGCTGCCTGCTGTGTGTAGAAGAGAAAGCCAGAATCACATTCATCAGCCTGGAACCTGGGATGAGGGTTGTCCTGAG GGTTGGAAGCGACACGGCCACTCCTGCTACATGGAGACTAGCCATGAACAGAGCTATGGAGATGCACTGATGGGATATTACTGCAAGGCTTCTCTCCTAACTGTGGAAAACAG GTTTGAGCAGGCATTTGTCAACAGTTTGCTGAGCGAGAGTGGGACCAACAGCAGCAGGTATTACTGGATCGGCCTCACGGACCAGGAGAAGAAGGGAGAGTACAGCTGGCTTCTGCACAATGGCTCCTCGCTGCCTCTCACCTTCACAAACTGGAACAAACACCAACCAG TCAGTGCCGGTGGATGTGTTGCTATGTCAGGTGGCCCTGCTTTGGGTCACTGGGAAGTGAAAGACTGCAAGTCCCACAAGGCCTTTTCAGTGTGCAAACAGAGCATCAGCAGTTACCATGATGTCCAGCTGCCAGAGCACCACATTGATGCCTACGCCCCTTGTCCTCCGGGGTGGGAATCACACTCTGGGATGCTCCACTGTTTTAAG GTGTTCCACGATGAGAAAGTTCTGATGAAGCGTTCCTGGGTGGAAGCCGACTTCTTCTGCCAGGCCCTCGGGGCTCAGCTGGCCAGTTTCCACCACTATGAGGAGCAGGTGTTTGTTAAGCAGCTCCTCTCTACCATGTTTGAAGG aacagaGGGTCGCTGGTTCTGGGTGGGTTTAAATAAGAGAGACCTTGAACATCCTGGGACCTGGGAATGGTCTGATGGTTCTCCC GTGGTGACGTCCTTCATAGCGGATAAGAACGAGGAGGATGACAGGAGGGACTGTGCTATGTACAGCGACCTGACCAACACTCTCATGCCTCAACCCTGTGACACCAAACACGAGTGGATCTGCAAGCTGTCCAGAG GTGATAAACTGAAAAAACCCTATTGGTACACTGAGC AGAGCGAGCCCTGGGTGTTTTACCGCGGGGCTGAGTACCTGCTGGCCAAGCAGCCCTTTGATTGGGACGCCGTCTCTCTGGCCTGTCAGATGATGGGAGCCTACCTGCTGTCCATCCACTCCAGGGAGGAGCTGCACTTTGTCAAGGAGCGCTTGCGGCGG CTCTCGCTGGGCCCGACAGACTGGTGGATCGGCCTGTCCATTGGGCAGCCTGGAGAGGaggtcag gtggAGCGACAAGACAGAGGTAGAATTTCAGAACTGGGAACAGGGGAGGACCGGTGGTGGTCCAAGGAAAAACGAGTTGTGTGTCACTATGTCCTCTTCATCAG GGAAATGGTCGGCGAGTAAATGCAGCGATCTCCACGGCTACGTTTGCAAGAGAAAGACTGTGTCTGTGGTGGAGACTCCCAGGGAGCCGCACTACATCGGAGGATGTCCGGAAAATTGGCTGTACTTTGGACACAAG tGTCTCCTTCTTCACCTCCCTGACAGCCCAAAGGAGGGAAAGAGTTGGAAAGATGCCCAGTCCATCTGCTCCTCATTCGCTGGTTCGCTGGTTGCTATAGAAAACGAGATTGAACAAG CCTACATCACCATGTTGCTCCAGGGAAGCTCTGTAGGTGTGTGGATTGGTCTGGAAGACTCCATGAAATGGACCAATGGGAAATCAGTCAGCTATACCAACTGGTCTCCAATTGAACCAAAGAGCTACCTAACT GAGGATCAGTGGCTGACTGGATTTGCTGATGAGCCATTGTGTACTGTTCTGTCCAACAACCACAACTTCCACCTGACAGGGAAGTGGTACGATGAGAAATGCAGCGAGAGTGGGTATGGCTTTGTATGTGAAAAACCTCAAG aTACATCCAAACCCCCCACCCACTCCTATCACCACCCTCTCCCTGACAATATTGAGTACAGGAGCCGCAGCTACAAAGTTGTGTCTGGCAACATGAGCTGGTACGACGCGATGCATATGTGCATAGAGAATGATTCTGACCTAGTGAGCGTTACAGATGCCTACCACCAGGCTTTCCTTACTGTCCTTGTCAATAGATTGGCAGTCCCCCACTGGATTGGACTGTATAGTCAAGAC AGTGGCATCAATTATCAGTGGTCAGATGGCAGTGACACAGTGTACACACACTGGGACGCAGCCGATGACGATGACAACTTTGTAACAGGAGAATGTGTGTACATGGACGTGAGCGGAGGCTGGCGGAGAGCTGACTGTGAATCTCTGCTACCAGGAGCCCTGTGTCATGTTCCCCCACCAA gcAGCAAACCATTTATCTCATATGAGGTGGTGTGTCCCTCCACGTGGGTGAAACTCGGACATGGCTGTTACAACTTTGAGCCTGTGGTGCAGAAACTTACATTCCAAGAGTCAAGAGAGCACTGCAGGCAGAAAG TCAACACCTCAGATGTCCTGACCattgagagtgagacagagaatCGGTTTGTTCTGGAGCAGCTGTGGTCGTCGGGGTTCCTTCACCACGCCGTGTGGTTGGGGATGTACTTCAACATTGACA CTGATTCTATGGCCTGGGTGGATGGTTCACCTATGGACTACACCAACTGGCCTAACAAAGCCCCAGACTCCAAGCTGCTGACTGCAGATGCCTGTGTTACTACCAGTGTGGTTGACGGTTTGTGGCACCTGTCACAGTGCACCGAGCGGCTCGGCTTCGTCTGCAAAACCATCTCAG ATGTAATTACTGAGGTGGAAGTGGAACCGCTAAATG GTTTACATCATGGCATCATCCCTGCTGCAGTGCTGGTGGCTGTACTGATCTTTGCCCTGCTGGCAGGAGCGATGTGGTTTGTGTACAAGAGGAACGCTTCACGTTTTCGTGGGCTTCATAATCTCGGCAGTGCTTATTACAGACAAACCAGCTCACAGGCTACAGAGTCGGATGGAAATGTGCTGATCGCAGACCTGGAGGCTCACTCCGGAGAATAG
- the pla2r1 gene encoding secretory phospholipase A2 receptor isoform X2, whose amino-acid sequence MVWIGLNHLKDRWGWQWSDGAPLSLVNFTTALPASPLQDNSQCGVYNSAFEGHWQSLSCESALPYICKKTPNDTQRAEPLENWQYIHTECANGWWPHNGFCYRLLSKTEAGSWEDSSRACGSQGANLTSLHSLSDVEMLLNLLANFSGESIEAWIGLWKKASSPTVEWSDGSPVTLTLWHQYHPLRNLTDATLCVKADREEGNWLLASCDERLPAVCRRESQNHIHQPGTWDEGCPEGWKRHGHSCYMETSHEQSYGDALMGYYCKASLLTVENRFEQAFVNSLLSESGTNSSRYYWIGLTDQEKKGEYSWLLHNGSSLPLTFTNWNKHQPVSAGGCVAMSGGPALGHWEVKDCKSHKAFSVCKQSISSYHDVQLPEHHIDAYAPCPPGWESHSGMLHCFKVFHDEKVLMKRSWVEADFFCQALGAQLASFHHYEEQVFVKQLLSTMFEGTEGRWFWVGLNKRDLEHPGTWEWSDGSPVVTSFIADKNEEDDRRDCAMYSDLTNTLMPQPCDTKHEWICKLSRGDKLKKPYWYTEQSEPWVFYRGAEYLLAKQPFDWDAVSLACQMMGAYLLSIHSREELHFVKERLRRLSLGPTDWWIGLSIGQPGEEVRWSDKTEVEFQNWEQGRTGGGPRKNELCVTMSSSSGKWSASKCSDLHGYVCKRKTVSVVETPREPHYIGGCPENWLYFGHKCLLLHLPDSPKEGKSWKDAQSICSSFAGSLVAIENEIEQAYITMLLQGSSVGVWIGLEDSMKWTNGKSVSYTNWSPIEPKSYLTEDQWLTGFADEPLCTVLSNNHNFHLTGKWYDEKCSESGYGFVCEKPQDTSKPPTHSYHHPLPDNIEYRSRSYKVVSGNMSWYDAMHMCIENDSDLVSVTDAYHQAFLTVLVNRLAVPHWIGLYSQDSGINYQWSDGSDTVYTHWDAADDDDNFVTGECVYMDVSGGWRRADCESLLPGALCHVPPPSSKPFISYEVVCPSTWVKLGHGCYNFEPVVQKLTFQESREHCRQKVNTSDVLTIESETENRFVLEQLWSSGFLHHAVWLGMYFNIDTDSMAWVDGSPMDYTNWPNKAPDSKLLTADACVTTSVVDGLWHLSQCTERLGFVCKTISDVITEVEVEPLNGLHHGIIPAAVLVAVLIFALLAGAMWFVYKRNASRFRGLHNLGSAYYRQTSSQATESDGNVLIADLEAHSGE is encoded by the exons ATGGTGTGGATCGGGCTGAACCACCTGAAGGATAGATGGGGGTGGCAGTGGTCTGATGGTGCACCTCTATCACTGGTCAATTTCACCACAG CTCTGCCTGCCAGCCCGCTGCAGGACAACAGCCAGTGTGGAGTGTACAACTCAGCCTTCGAGGGTCACTGGCAGAGTCTGTCCTGTGAGTCTGCTCTGCCTTACATCTGTAAGAAGACGCCTAACGACACCCAGAGAGCCGAGCCACTAG AGAACTGGCAGTATATCCACACAGAGTGTGCTAATGGTTGGTGGCCTCATAATGGTTTCTGCTACCGGCTGCTGTCAAAAACAGAAGCAGGAAGCTGGGAGGATTCTTCCCGGGCCTGTGGCTCTCAGGGGGCAAACCTCACCAGCCTCCACTCTCTGTCTGATGTGGAAATGCTGCTCAACCTCCTGGCTAACT TTTCTGGGGAGAGTATTGAGGCGTGGATAGGCCTTTGGAAAAAGGCCTCATCTCCGACTGTAGAGTGGTCTGATGGCTCCCCGGTAACTCTCACTCTTTGGCACCAGTATCACCCTCTTCGCAACCTGACGGATGCAACACTCTGTGTCAAAGCAGACAGGGAG GAAGGTAACTGGCTTTTAGCCTCATGTGATGAGCGGCTGCCTGCTGTGTGTAGAAGAGAAAGCCAGAATCACATTCATCAGCCTGGAACCTGGGATGAGGGTTGTCCTGAG GGTTGGAAGCGACACGGCCACTCCTGCTACATGGAGACTAGCCATGAACAGAGCTATGGAGATGCACTGATGGGATATTACTGCAAGGCTTCTCTCCTAACTGTGGAAAACAG GTTTGAGCAGGCATTTGTCAACAGTTTGCTGAGCGAGAGTGGGACCAACAGCAGCAGGTATTACTGGATCGGCCTCACGGACCAGGAGAAGAAGGGAGAGTACAGCTGGCTTCTGCACAATGGCTCCTCGCTGCCTCTCACCTTCACAAACTGGAACAAACACCAACCAG TCAGTGCCGGTGGATGTGTTGCTATGTCAGGTGGCCCTGCTTTGGGTCACTGGGAAGTGAAAGACTGCAAGTCCCACAAGGCCTTTTCAGTGTGCAAACAGAGCATCAGCAGTTACCATGATGTCCAGCTGCCAGAGCACCACATTGATGCCTACGCCCCTTGTCCTCCGGGGTGGGAATCACACTCTGGGATGCTCCACTGTTTTAAG GTGTTCCACGATGAGAAAGTTCTGATGAAGCGTTCCTGGGTGGAAGCCGACTTCTTCTGCCAGGCCCTCGGGGCTCAGCTGGCCAGTTTCCACCACTATGAGGAGCAGGTGTTTGTTAAGCAGCTCCTCTCTACCATGTTTGAAGG aacagaGGGTCGCTGGTTCTGGGTGGGTTTAAATAAGAGAGACCTTGAACATCCTGGGACCTGGGAATGGTCTGATGGTTCTCCC GTGGTGACGTCCTTCATAGCGGATAAGAACGAGGAGGATGACAGGAGGGACTGTGCTATGTACAGCGACCTGACCAACACTCTCATGCCTCAACCCTGTGACACCAAACACGAGTGGATCTGCAAGCTGTCCAGAG GTGATAAACTGAAAAAACCCTATTGGTACACTGAGC AGAGCGAGCCCTGGGTGTTTTACCGCGGGGCTGAGTACCTGCTGGCCAAGCAGCCCTTTGATTGGGACGCCGTCTCTCTGGCCTGTCAGATGATGGGAGCCTACCTGCTGTCCATCCACTCCAGGGAGGAGCTGCACTTTGTCAAGGAGCGCTTGCGGCGG CTCTCGCTGGGCCCGACAGACTGGTGGATCGGCCTGTCCATTGGGCAGCCTGGAGAGGaggtcag gtggAGCGACAAGACAGAGGTAGAATTTCAGAACTGGGAACAGGGGAGGACCGGTGGTGGTCCAAGGAAAAACGAGTTGTGTGTCACTATGTCCTCTTCATCAG GGAAATGGTCGGCGAGTAAATGCAGCGATCTCCACGGCTACGTTTGCAAGAGAAAGACTGTGTCTGTGGTGGAGACTCCCAGGGAGCCGCACTACATCGGAGGATGTCCGGAAAATTGGCTGTACTTTGGACACAAG tGTCTCCTTCTTCACCTCCCTGACAGCCCAAAGGAGGGAAAGAGTTGGAAAGATGCCCAGTCCATCTGCTCCTCATTCGCTGGTTCGCTGGTTGCTATAGAAAACGAGATTGAACAAG CCTACATCACCATGTTGCTCCAGGGAAGCTCTGTAGGTGTGTGGATTGGTCTGGAAGACTCCATGAAATGGACCAATGGGAAATCAGTCAGCTATACCAACTGGTCTCCAATTGAACCAAAGAGCTACCTAACT GAGGATCAGTGGCTGACTGGATTTGCTGATGAGCCATTGTGTACTGTTCTGTCCAACAACCACAACTTCCACCTGACAGGGAAGTGGTACGATGAGAAATGCAGCGAGAGTGGGTATGGCTTTGTATGTGAAAAACCTCAAG aTACATCCAAACCCCCCACCCACTCCTATCACCACCCTCTCCCTGACAATATTGAGTACAGGAGCCGCAGCTACAAAGTTGTGTCTGGCAACATGAGCTGGTACGACGCGATGCATATGTGCATAGAGAATGATTCTGACCTAGTGAGCGTTACAGATGCCTACCACCAGGCTTTCCTTACTGTCCTTGTCAATAGATTGGCAGTCCCCCACTGGATTGGACTGTATAGTCAAGAC AGTGGCATCAATTATCAGTGGTCAGATGGCAGTGACACAGTGTACACACACTGGGACGCAGCCGATGACGATGACAACTTTGTAACAGGAGAATGTGTGTACATGGACGTGAGCGGAGGCTGGCGGAGAGCTGACTGTGAATCTCTGCTACCAGGAGCCCTGTGTCATGTTCCCCCACCAA gcAGCAAACCATTTATCTCATATGAGGTGGTGTGTCCCTCCACGTGGGTGAAACTCGGACATGGCTGTTACAACTTTGAGCCTGTGGTGCAGAAACTTACATTCCAAGAGTCAAGAGAGCACTGCAGGCAGAAAG TCAACACCTCAGATGTCCTGACCattgagagtgagacagagaatCGGTTTGTTCTGGAGCAGCTGTGGTCGTCGGGGTTCCTTCACCACGCCGTGTGGTTGGGGATGTACTTCAACATTGACA CTGATTCTATGGCCTGGGTGGATGGTTCACCTATGGACTACACCAACTGGCCTAACAAAGCCCCAGACTCCAAGCTGCTGACTGCAGATGCCTGTGTTACTACCAGTGTGGTTGACGGTTTGTGGCACCTGTCACAGTGCACCGAGCGGCTCGGCTTCGTCTGCAAAACCATCTCAG ATGTAATTACTGAGGTGGAAGTGGAACCGCTAAATG GTTTACATCATGGCATCATCCCTGCTGCAGTGCTGGTGGCTGTACTGATCTTTGCCCTGCTGGCAGGAGCGATGTGGTTTGTGTACAAGAGGAACGCTTCACGTTTTCGTGGGCTTCATAATCTCGGCAGTGCTTATTACAGACAAACCAGCTCACAGGCTACAGAGTCGGATGGAAATGTGCTGATCGCAGACCTGGAGGCTCACTCCGGAGAATAG